CCGGAGCCGACGGGCTGGATGACGGGCCGGCCGACGCACCCTAACGCCCAAATTCCGTGAGGCCGCGGTTACATGTAAAGTGGTTGCCTGTGCCGGAGTACTCCGGCTCTGCGGGCGTAGCTCAATGGTAGAGCGCTAGCTTCCCAAGCTTGATACGCGGGTTCGATTCCCGTCGCCCGCTCCACCTGACGGCCCCCGGAATCCTCGAGATTCCGGGGGCCGTCGTGTTTCTGCGTGCTCCGCTGCCACCCGTATACTGGGCCGCGATGAGCCGCTTAGTTACCCACTCCATGATGTTTCCGTCCGAGATCCGCCGGGTCTCCGCCACCATCCCCGTTTCGTAGTTCCCGGTGCTGGGGGTACTCACTGGGTTTACGGTTGTCTGGATCATCATCCTGGCCGGTTATGTGATTGGCAGGCTGGGCGTGCTGGGCGGCAACGCCCAAACCGTGCTGAGCCGGCTGGCGTTTTTTGTGGCTTCGCCTGCGCTGCTGCTGGTGACGCTGAGCGACGCCGACCTGCACACCGTTTTCTCCCTGCCGCTCCTGGTCGCAGCGGTCAGCGCCCTCCTGACAGCGCTCCTCTTCCTGCTGTGCACCCGCTGGTGGCTGCGCCGGCCGTTCCCGGAGGCCCTCATATCGGCGATGTCCTCGTCGGTGGTCAATGCCGCGAACCTCGGCCTGCCGATCGCCGTGTACGTGCTCGGAGACGCCGCCTACATCGCGCCGGTCCTCATCTTCCAGCTGGCATTTTTCACACCGGTGTTCCTGATGCTCATGGATTCAAGCACCAGCGGCCGGCGGACCTCGGTGCTGTCATTCCTGGCCCAGATTGGCCGCAACCCCATCATCATCGGCACCCTGATCGGGCTGATCCTGGCTGCCACCGGACTTCAGCTGCCCGTGATCATCCTGGAACCGGTCACGCTGATCGGCGGAGCAGCGGTACCGGCGATGCTGCTGGCGTTCGGCATCTCCCTGGTCGGTTCCCGGCCGCTGCACCGCGACGGCGGCCGGCGGATCGACGTCGTCCTGGCGTCGGCCTTCAAACTGGTGCTGCAACCGGCCCTGGCCTACCTGCTGGCCCGGTTCGTCCTCGGGATGGAGGGGCACCTGCTGTTCGCCGTCGTCGTCACCGCAGCCCTGCCCACCGCACAGAACGTATTTGTTGCTGCAACCCGGTACGAGGAGGGCGTGCTCGTTGCCAAGGACACCGTCCTGTTGACCACCATCATCTCCCTGCCGGTCCTAGTGGCGGTCGCTGCACTCCTGACCTGAGCAAACCACCTTCCCGCGCCGATGGGACAGTGGCGAAAAACACGGTCAGGGCATAGTGTCTTTCGAAAGGCTGCTTAGGGTGGCAGCCGCCGCGGAGTTTTCGGACTCTGCGCCTACGACGAGGTGGAGGCACAACACCGATGCCAACGGATGCAAGATACTACGGCCCATCCCGTATGAGGAAACATGCAGCTGCGGGGTTTGCCCTCGCCGTTGGAGCAACGTTGCTGAGTGGCTGCAGCTCCAGCGAAGGTGCTCCCACCCTTACCTGGTACATCAACCCGGACGACGGCGGCCAGGCCGAACTGGCATCCCGGTGCAGCGACGCTTCCGGCGGCGCCTACACCATCGAAACATCGTTGCTTCCCAATGACGCCGCCTCCCAGCGTGAACAGCTGGCCCGGCGCCTGGCTGCCGGCGACAAGACCATGGACATCATGAGCCTGGACCCGCCGAACGTCCCCGAGTACGCCGAACCCGGTTATCTGGCCCCGGTTCCGGAGGACGTCGTCGAGCGCACCACCCAGAATGTCGTGGAGGGCGCGCTGGCCGGTGCCACGTGGAAGGACGAAATCGTCGCGGTGCCGTTCTGGGCCAACACGCAGATCCTCTGGTACCGGAAGTCCGTCGCCGCGGCTGCCGGACTCGACATGAGCCAGCCGGTCACCTGGGACCAAATCATGCAGGCGGCGCAGGACCAGGGAAAGTTCCTGGGCGTCCAGGGAGCCCGGGCCGAGTCAATGACGGTGTGGGTGAACGCGCTCATTGAATCGGCAGGCGGACAGATCGTGGAGAACCCCGATGCGCCGGCGGACGAGCTGCAGCTCGGCGTCGATACCGACGCCGGCAAAGCCGCCGCGGAGATCGTGTCCACCATCGGCAAGGACGGATTGGGCGGACCCGGTCTTCCCACCCAGACCGAAAACACCTCAATGATCCAGTTCCAGGGCGACGAGGGCTCCTTCATGGTGAACTATCCCTTCGTCTGGCCGGCCACAAACGCTGCCGTCGAGGCCGGAACCCTGCCCCAATCGCTCATTGATGACATTGGGTGGGCCCTGTACCCGCAGGTCAACGCCGGGGAGGACACAGCGCCCCCGCTGGGCGGCATCAACCTGGGAGTGGGCTCAAAGAGCGAGAATCCGGATTTGGCCTACCAAGCAATCGAGTGCATCGTCAGCCCGGAAAACCAGGCCTACTACTTCGCCACCAACGGCAACCCGCCGTCGAACACCGAGGCGTACAACGATCCGGAAGCCGTCTCGACCTTCCCCATGGCCGGAACCATCCGGGAATCGCTGGAGTTGTCCAAGCCCCGGCCGCAGACGCCGTACTACAACGAGATTTCCACCGGAATCCAGCAGACGTGGACCCCTCCGAGCGATGTCGACCCGGACACCACGCCGGCCACCAGCCAGGAATTCATAGTTGACGTCCTAAGAGGGGAGAAACTGCTGTGAGCACCTCCGTAGAAGCAGCCGTTCCGGGTGCCGCGGCGCGGGCCAAGGCACCGGCCAAGGCCAGGCTCAGCGACCGTGCCCGGGCCGAGCGCCGCCTTGGCTTCCTGCTGGCCGGACCGGCGTTCATCATCATGCTGGCCGTCACCGCCTATCCGATCCTGCTGGCGCTCTGGGAATCCTTGTTCAGTTACCGGCTGACCGCGCCCGCCGACCGGGAATTCATCGGACTCGGCAATTACGGCGTCATCCTGACCGACGGACTGTTCTGGCGCGATCTGGGGGTCACGCTGCTCATCACCGTGGTCACCGTCGTGGTGGAGCTGATCCTCGGTTTCGCCCTGGCCCTGGTCATGAACAGCGCCCTGAAAACCGTCCGCGGCTGGCTGCGCACGGCAATCCTGGTTCCGTACGGCATCATCACCGTGGTGTCGGCTTTCGCCTGGTTCTACGCCTTCGACATCAACTCCGGCTACATCAATCACTGGTTCAGCTGGGTGCCGGGAATCAGCACCGACCTGAACTGGTTCGCCGACACCTGGACAGCACTGTTCGTCATCATGGCGTCGGAGATCTGGAAAACGACGCCGTTCATCTCCCTCCTGCTCCTGGCCGGGTTGGCCCAGGTTCCCGGCGAGCTTACCGAGGCCGCCGAAGTGGACGGTGCCACCTGGTGGCAGCGGATGCAGCGCGTGATCATCCCCAACATGAAAGCCGCCATCATGGTGGCCGTCCTGTTCCGCGCCCTGGATGCCTTCCGAATCTTCGACAACGTCTACATCATGACCGGCGGCGCGTACGGAACCGAGGTGCTGTCGCTGCTGGCCTACCGGACCTCGATCACACGGCTGGAGATTGGCATGGGCTCGGCCGTTTCGGTTCTGCTGTTCGTGTGCGTGATTATCATCTGCTTCATCGCCATCAAACTATTCAAGGTGGACCTCACCGGTGCACGAGGGGGTAACTAATGAAAGCCTCACCCGCCAGGCGCAGAATCGTCTGGACCGTCATCTCGGTCTTCGTCATCGTCTACGCCCTGTTTCCGGTGGCCTCGATTTTCGCCACGTCCTTCAAGATTCCCAGCGATCTGACCTCAGGCACCTTCCTCCCCAACACCTGGTCGTTCACGAACTACGAGCAGATCCTGGTCGGTGACGCGCAGACGCTGTTCCTCTCCGCACTGCGCAACTCGATCGGCATCTCGCTGATCGCCACCTTCATCGCGGTGGTCCTGGCAACGCTGTGCGCCTACGGCATCGCCAGGCTGGATTTCCCGGGGAAGCGGCTGGTGCTGACCACGGCCCTCGGAGTTTCGATTTTCCCGGTGATTTCCATCGTGACCCCGCTGTTCAACCTGTGGCGCAACATCGGCCTGTACGACACCTGGGCAGGCCTCATCATCCCCTACCTGTCGCTGACGCTGCCGATCTCGATCTGGACCCTGGCCGCCTTCTTCCGGCAGATTCCGTGGGAGCTGGAACAGGCCGCACAGGTCGACGGCGCCACAACCTGGCAGGCGTTCCGGAAGGCCATCGTGCCGCTGGCCGCCCCTGGCGTGTTCACCACGGCGATCATTGCCTTCTTCATCGCCTGGAACGACTTCGTCTACGGCATCTCACTCACCTCCACCGACGCGGCCCGGCCGGTGCCGGCAGCCCTGGCGTTCTTCACCGGCGCCTCCCAGTTCGAAGAACCGACGGGCGCCATCTCGGCGGCCGCAATAATTGTCACCATTCCCGTTGTAGTGCTGGTGCTGGCGTTCCAGCGCCAGATCGTCTCGGGTCTAACCCAGGGCGCCGTCAAGGGCTAGTCCCCGCACGTCCGGTCGAAGAAAAGGATTTGTTCTCATGGCATCGATCACCCTCAAGAACCTCGTCAAGAAGTACGGAGACGGTTTTCCGGCCGTCAACGATGTCAGCCTGGACATTGCCGACGGCGAGTTCATCATCCTCGTGGGCCCGTCGGGCTGCGGAAAGTCCACCCTGCTGCGCATGATCGTGGGATTGGAGGACATCACTTCCGGTGACCTCCTGATCAACGGTGAGCGCGTCAACGACAAGGCACCCCGCGACCGGAACCTGGCGATGGTGTTCCAGAACTACGCCCTGTATCCGCACCTGACCGTATTCGAGAACATTGCGTTCCCACTGCGCCTGAACAAGGGCAAGTACACCGACGAGCAGGTGCGCAAGCTCGTTACGGACGCCGCTTCCACCCTGGAACTGACCGATCACCTGGACCGCAAGCCGGCCAACCTCTCGGGTGGCCAGCGCCAGCGGGTGGCCATGGGCCGGGCCATCGTGCGGCAGGCCGATGCCTTCCTCTTCGACGAACCGCTCTCCAACCTGGACGCCAAGCTGCGCGGCCAGATGCGTTCGGAGATCGCACAGATGCAGCGCCGGTTGGGCACCACCAGCGTTTACGTCACCCACGACCAGACGGAGGCCATGACCCTCGGCGACCGGGTGGCGGTCCTGAAGAAGGGCATCCTGCAGCAGGTGGCCTCGCCCCGCGAACTCTATGAGCAGCCCATCAACCTCTTCGTGGCCGGCTTCATTGGCTCACCGTCCATGAATTTCCTGCCGGCAACGGTGGAGGGAAACGTCCTGCGGACGGCTGTCGGCGATCTGACGATTCCGCAGGACAAGGCGGACAAGGCAGCGGGGAAGAACATCGTTCTCGTGGGGCTGCGGCCGGAATTCTTCGAGGACGCCAAATTCGTCGATGAGGCCAAACGCCCGCACGGCTCCGTGTTCACCGCGCCGATCAGCCACACCGAATGGCTGGGCAACGAGCAGTACGGCTACATTCCCTTCCATCCGGACCCCGAGGTCAAGGAGCTGCTGGACAACCTGGCCCGCGACATGGACGCCGACGAACTGCGCCCGCAGATCGTGGTCACCCTGGACGCTGCGTCCCGGATCCGTGGCGGACGAGACGCCGAGCTGTGGCTGGACACCCGCAAGGTGCACCTCTTCGATCCGGAGACCGGCGACAACCTCACCCGCGACGCGGCTGCGGGTGCCGAACTCACCGAGGAAGCCAACGCCGCCCGGGCCGAGGAAATCGCCGCAGCACATGAAAACGACACCGTTGGCAGCGGCGTCGAGCCCTAGGACCCGCGCCGCGGAAGCCCGGCCGTCGAACTGCCGGTCCGGGCTTCCAGGGATCCAGCCGGTATCGTTTGAGCAGTGCAGGGAACAACATCGGTCATCAAAGCAGTAGCCACCTGGCTGCTCGCGCTCATGCTCACCGTCGCCGCCGCGGTGGTGGTGATCTATTTCGTCAACACCAAAGCCTACGGACCCGAACACCAGGTCAACAGCTACTTCACCGCCCTGCAGGAGGGCGACGGCGAACGCGCCCTGGGCCTCCTCGCCGCCAGGGTGCCGGACGCGAACGCGGCACTGCTGGACGGCGACGCCCTGAAGGCCTCCACCGCCGACCTTGAGGTGCTGGACATCGCCGAACCGCGGAACGCCGGAGAAGACCGGGTGGACCTTGAGGTTCGGTATTCCCTCGGCGGGGAAGAGGGCACGAGCACGTACCGCCTCGAGCGGACGGACCGGGCGTGGCTGTTCTTCGACCGCTGGTCTTTCGCCCCCGCGGCGCTGCCGACCTTGACGGTGACGGCAGCCAGCCAGCAGAGCGCTTCCGTGAACGGCGTGCAGATTGCCCT
This genomic interval from Arthrobacter sp. zg-Y820 contains the following:
- a CDS encoding carbohydrate ABC transporter permease; this translates as MKASPARRRIVWTVISVFVIVYALFPVASIFATSFKIPSDLTSGTFLPNTWSFTNYEQILVGDAQTLFLSALRNSIGISLIATFIAVVLATLCAYGIARLDFPGKRLVLTTALGVSIFPVISIVTPLFNLWRNIGLYDTWAGLIIPYLSLTLPISIWTLAAFFRQIPWELEQAAQVDGATTWQAFRKAIVPLAAPGVFTTAIIAFFIAWNDFVYGISLTSTDAARPVPAALAFFTGASQFEEPTGAISAAAIIVTIPVVVLVLAFQRQIVSGLTQGAVKG
- a CDS encoding extracellular solute-binding protein, yielding MRKHAAAGFALAVGATLLSGCSSSEGAPTLTWYINPDDGGQAELASRCSDASGGAYTIETSLLPNDAASQREQLARRLAAGDKTMDIMSLDPPNVPEYAEPGYLAPVPEDVVERTTQNVVEGALAGATWKDEIVAVPFWANTQILWYRKSVAAAAGLDMSQPVTWDQIMQAAQDQGKFLGVQGARAESMTVWVNALIESAGGQIVENPDAPADELQLGVDTDAGKAAAEIVSTIGKDGLGGPGLPTQTENTSMIQFQGDEGSFMVNYPFVWPATNAAVEAGTLPQSLIDDIGWALYPQVNAGEDTAPPLGGINLGVGSKSENPDLAYQAIECIVSPENQAYYFATNGNPPSNTEAYNDPEAVSTFPMAGTIRESLELSKPRPQTPYYNEISTGIQQTWTPPSDVDPDTTPATSQEFIVDVLRGEKLL
- the ugpC gene encoding sn-glycerol-3-phosphate ABC transporter ATP-binding protein UgpC; amino-acid sequence: MASITLKNLVKKYGDGFPAVNDVSLDIADGEFIILVGPSGCGKSTLLRMIVGLEDITSGDLLINGERVNDKAPRDRNLAMVFQNYALYPHLTVFENIAFPLRLNKGKYTDEQVRKLVTDAASTLELTDHLDRKPANLSGGQRQRVAMGRAIVRQADAFLFDEPLSNLDAKLRGQMRSEIAQMQRRLGTTSVYVTHDQTEAMTLGDRVAVLKKGILQQVASPRELYEQPINLFVAGFIGSPSMNFLPATVEGNVLRTAVGDLTIPQDKADKAAGKNIVLVGLRPEFFEDAKFVDEAKRPHGSVFTAPISHTEWLGNEQYGYIPFHPDPEVKELLDNLARDMDADELRPQIVVTLDAASRIRGGRDAELWLDTRKVHLFDPETGDNLTRDAAAGAELTEEANAARAEEIAAAHENDTVGSGVEP
- a CDS encoding sugar ABC transporter permease encodes the protein MSTSVEAAVPGAAARAKAPAKARLSDRARAERRLGFLLAGPAFIIMLAVTAYPILLALWESLFSYRLTAPADREFIGLGNYGVILTDGLFWRDLGVTLLITVVTVVVELILGFALALVMNSALKTVRGWLRTAILVPYGIITVVSAFAWFYAFDINSGYINHWFSWVPGISTDLNWFADTWTALFVIMASEIWKTTPFISLLLLAGLAQVPGELTEAAEVDGATWWQRMQRVIIPNMKAAIMVAVLFRALDAFRIFDNVYIMTGGAYGTEVLSLLAYRTSITRLEIGMGSAVSVLLFVCVIIICFIAIKLFKVDLTGARGGN
- a CDS encoding AEC family transporter is translated as MLGVLTGFTVVWIIILAGYVIGRLGVLGGNAQTVLSRLAFFVASPALLLVTLSDADLHTVFSLPLLVAAVSALLTALLFLLCTRWWLRRPFPEALISAMSSSVVNAANLGLPIAVYVLGDAAYIAPVLIFQLAFFTPVFLMLMDSSTSGRRTSVLSFLAQIGRNPIIIGTLIGLILAATGLQLPVIILEPVTLIGGAAVPAMLLAFGISLVGSRPLHRDGGRRIDVVLASAFKLVLQPALAYLLARFVLGMEGHLLFAVVVTAALPTAQNVFVAATRYEEGVLVAKDTVLLTTIISLPVLVAVAALLT